Part of the Bacillus cereus group sp. RP43 genome is shown below.
CGTCACTTCAACGAGCGGTGTATACGGCTTTTCTTGTCTTGGCACTGTTCTCGTTCTTACTTCACGGAACGTACCGTCCATTCGAATTGCATAAAATAAATTTTTACTTGGCATTAATTCATGTAATAATGCTTCCACTTCTTCACGATTCATTGGGCGCTCTACCGTATAACTCATTTCTTTTTCAAAAAACGTTACAGTTGCAAACGGCGTTGTTTCTTCAGGTTCTACTTTTTCTGCTGAACCGTCTGAACGTAAATGATAAAACTCATTATCAAATGCGATCATTTCACCATCTAATTGATCAAATGTGCCGATGCCGAAATCACCACGTTCTTTCAGTTCCTCAAAATTAATAACACCATCATATATACCATCTAATAGCGCAAGCATTGTTGAAGTTTGATATACTTCATTATTCGTTTTCGTTCTTTTTGCATCAATGTCAATTACTTGTGCAACAGTCATCTCACTCATGCCCCCATTAGTTTAATTGGTTTGGTAATAGTTTTTCACTTAATTTAATGTTGTCACGATAGTCAATTGGAATATCAATAATGACAGGACCGTCTGCTTCTAATGCCGTTTTCAATACATCTTCTAATTCATCTGGTGTATTGACACGAAGACCTATTGCCCCGAAACTTTCTGCATATTTCACAAGATCAACATCGCCAAACTCTGTAGCTGATGTTCTACCGTATTTCATCATTTGTTGGAACGCAACCATATCATATGTACCGTCTCTCCAAACGAGATGTACAACCGGTGCATTTAAACGTACCGCTGTTTCTAACTCCATCGAAGAGAATAAGAAACCACCATCACCTGACACTGAAACAACTTTTTTACCCGGCTCAACTAAAGTAGCGGCAATTGCCCAAGGAAGTGCAACACCTAACGTTTGCATACCGTTACTAAATAACAATCTTCGTGGTTCATAAGAACGGAAACATCTCGCCATCCAAATAGAATGTGAACCGATATCACATGTAACCGTTGTATCGTCACTAATTAAAGAACGCAGTGTACGAATGACTTGAAGTGGATGAGTAACACCTTCTGAAGCACGGTTTGGAACTTCCGCTTGCTCTGATAATTTCGAGCGTAATCGTTCTAAAACTGCTTCTGATTTCGTATTTAATACAAGTTTCGGTAATTTCTCTGCGATGCTATTTACAGTTAAAGCGATATCGCCAATTAATTCACGCTCTGGTTGGTAATCATGATCGATATCTGCTTGGTGGTCATCAAGGTGAATAATTGTTCTGTCTCCAAGTTTATTCCAGAATTTCGGATCATACTCAATTGGATCATAACCGATAGAAATAACAAGATCGGCTTCTTCTAGTAAAATATCACCTGGTTGGTTACGGAATAATCCAACGCGGCCGAAGAAATGATCTTCTAACTCACGTGAAATCGCGCCAGCTGCTTGATATGTTTCAACGACAGGAAGTTCTGTATCAGCAATTAATTCACGAACCGCTTTCGTTACTGCATTCGTGCTCGCTCTCATACCGAGTAAAATAACTGGTAATTTCGCTGATTTTATTTTTTCTACTACATATGTAATTTCATGTGTGGGAGCGATTCCAAGCTGTGGCTTAGAAAGCGCACCGATAGACTCTACAGTCGTTTCCGCAGTCATAACGTCTTGCGGAAGACTTACTAAAGTAGCTCCTGGATTTGTGGAAGTCGCACTTCGAAATGCATTTGATAGTGCTTCTGGCACATTATCAGGATGCTCTACTTCTACGCTATATTTTGTGATTGGTTCGAATAGTGCAGCATTATCCATAGATTGATGCGTACGTTTTAATCTATCAGTACGCGGAACTGCACCAGCTAAAGCAACAACGGGATCACTCTCCGCATTCGCAGTAACAAGACCTGTCGCTAAATTCGATGTCCCTGGTCCTGAAGTTACAAGACATACACCCGGTTTCCCTGTTAATCTACCAATAGCAGCTGCCATAAATGCTGCATTTTGTTCATGACGACAAACAATTAACTCTGGTCCTCTTTCTTGCAGTACATCAAATACAGAGTCAATCTTCGCTCCTGGAATACCGAAAACATGTGTAACACCTTGTTTAATTAAACAATCAACAACAAGATCTGCTCCTCTTGTTTTTGTTTTCACGTCGTTTGCTTTTACACCTGTACTCAAACTAATCATCCCTTTATTTCATAATGTGTGTAATAAAGATTTTAATTTCACCTAGTTAATTAATGTGGTGAAGTATTATTTATTATTATAGTACAAATGCATTATTTTTCCAACTATATGCATTTGACAGTATTTTGACAATGATTTAAGAATACGCTTACAATCTTTTATTTATCTTAAAATACCATTCTGATATCCTCCTCTAGAAATAGATAAAAAGTCTTTCATCTATTCATGGTATTAACAATATTACAGTACCTTGCAAAGAATACTAGTAAGTGGTATATTTGTAAATAATTGAATACCCAATAATTGGAACTAGAGTTTAGATTAGTATATATCCTGTAAATATATACACTTCAAAAGGTGCAGAAAGGTTATGCTATTTACTCAAAAACAGATAAGATTCCCAGATGTGATTAATCATTTTATAAAGGAAAGTGATTGTATTGAACAAAAGTGAATTTTTAGAACAACTTAGTTCCTCCCTACGAAATATGCCTAATTTAGAAAAGAAAGATATTATCTCGGAGTACGAAACTCATTTTATTAGCGGTAAACAGGACGGAAAATCTGAGGAAGAAATTTCTAAAAAGCTAGGAAACCCTAAAACTATCGCTAAAGAACTTAATGTTACATATGCAATAAGCAACGCTGACAAGAAACGAAGCCTCAAAAATATTATAACAGCAATATTTTCTGTTATGAGCTTAAGTGTTTTAAACTTTATATTTATCATTATCGCCTTTTTCTTATTACTCTTTCTATTACCGATTCTTCTAGCACTTATAATTGCCACACCATTGTTAATCATTTCACCTATTTTATTACTAGGATTAGGATTTTTTAAAGGATTTCATCAAATCAGTTATTCAGATGTATATAGTGTGTTCATAGCTTTTTGCATCGGTTTACTAATTTCTGTGATATCTTACCAAATGATAAAGCATGTATACTCAATTTTAGTAAAGTATTTAAAGTGGAATTTTGCCATTTTACAAAGATATTAATGAATGAAAAAGGAGATTAAAATGAAGAAATATACTTTATATCCACTCATACTGCTTACTCTTTTATTTATATCAGCTTGTTCACACAGTGCACAATCTAATGATGCGAACAATACACAATCTGATAAATTAGACGATGTACAATCTATTAAAGATGTTACTATTAAAATTCCAGAAAATATATTTAACTCTCAAAAAAAGAACGAAAATATTAATGAAGACGAAATGAAACAAAATATAAAAAATTATTTAGATTATAGCGGAGAGTTATTTGAAAACATCGTTCCCCTTTCATCAGCCATGTCTGACGAGAATGTCACTGAATCCGACCGAGAGAAATTAAAAAAACTAATAGATTTAGCAAAACAAAATGATGCAAATTTCCATGATTTTATTAGTAACAACACTATACCTGATGATTACAAAAAGCCTTCAAAAGAAATCTATGAATTTATTTCATCGTCTACCGCACTTTCAATAGAGCTAGATCAAGAAATAGAAAAAATCGCTCAAGATGGTAACTTATTCAAGGCCGATTTTTCTTTTACAAAGCGCTTTGAGAAAGTTAATGGTAGAAAGCAAAAAGAGATTGAAAAGTTTTTGAAGGAAAAAAATATTAAAACTGAGTATTTCAACAAATGATAAAATATTCAAAAATTGTAGAATCTATCATAAGCCCATTCAAAATAGTCACTAAAAAGACTCTTTTGAATGGGCTTTTTTGTGGAAGGACTATCAAAATGCAATTCATCCATTTCATAAACAAAAAAGACGCCCCCATACTAGGAGCGTCTTCTATCATTAAGCTTGTTGTTGCGCGCTATATAATTCTTCAAGTGGCTGCATAATGATTTTGTTAACGTCAGTGATAACGATGTTTAAACGTTGCTCAGTTTCCATTAACTTTGTGATTTTAGCATCTTGTTGAATGCGAGCTACAACTTCTTGTGCTTTTTGGTTGTCTTCTTCAGTGATTTCTTGACCTTGCATCATTTTTTGTTGTAGGCCAAGTTGCATCGCGCGGAACTCTTCGAATAAGTTCTTTGACTCTGCATCTCCTTGTACTGCTGCGTAGCTTGCTTTTAGTGTTTGGAAATCTTCGTTTTCAGCGATTGCTTTTTGTAATTCATATGCAACATCATGAATGTTTTTTGTCATTTTATTTTCCTCCTTTAGAAGGCTAGCGCTTTTCATGCGCACTGCCTTTTAAGTGCATTTACATCCGCACCTCTTCTTACCATATCAAACTATGCAAGAGATGTGAAGAAATTTCACTTTTATTTCTATGTACTCATCTTTATTACCTAAGGAACAACAGTAACACCCCTTGCATAAGTCCAATCATTCCGCCTAATAATGCGCCTAAATACGTAATCATTTTCAATTCATTTTTTGTTATGGACAAGACAAGATCTTCTAGTCTCTCTGTTGAAAATGTAGATACTTCTTGCTGCACAATTTCCGCAAGCTGTAGATTTTTCAATATACTCCCGACGTTTTCTGTCCCCCACTTCAAACCTTTCGTTACTGCGCTTGGAACTACTTTTTCAATAACCGTTTCTCGAACTGGATCACATACTTGCTGAACAGATTGATTTAAAAATCTACTCACAGTTTCCTCTACTTTAACAGCTGACAATATAGAGCTCACAATCATTTCTTTCTCTACAAACGTTTCTAATTCTTGTACATCTCTTCCTTTTAACTTTTCCCACTCTTTTTGCAGTACATCAGTTAAAAGCCGCTCTGTTTCGTCTTGTCCTAAAAACTTAATTACTTCCGGTTGCACACGATCCACTAAGCTTACATTTCCTAAAAACATACCGACTAAATTAAGCATCGTCCCGCGAGAAGCGAAAAAGTCATCAATCATTTTTGAAAGGCGTGCCTTTCCTTCTTCACTTTCAAAAAAGCTAATTCCTCTTTTCAAAACAAAAGACGCTACATTCGGAATCGCATTTTCTACTTTTTCATGAACAGAATGAGGTAAAGCCTGTTCCCATGTATATGTATAGTACTCTGCTAAAAATGCATGAATTTTTTCTGTAATAACATGTTCGATTTTCCCGATCGCCTCTTCTTCTACATGTTCTAAATTCCATTTTTCTAACATATCCCGTAACGACTGTTCATTTGTAATTACTTTATCAACTTCCACTTGTGCCCAACGAATTAAACTGGTTTGAAACTCTTCATTTGTTAATTTCTTTCCGATTCCTTCTGGTGTTAACAAATGTTCTACAACCATTTTACCTAATTGAACAGCAAGCTCATCGCGGCGCTTCGGAATTAACCCTGGCGTAAATGGAACTTGAAACTTCCCAATATAAATAGGACGATGAGGACGGAATAACATTTTTATTGCTAAATGATTCGTGTATCCTCCAATAATCGCCCCGAGTCCTGTCGTTGTTAACATATTCAACCATATATTCATCATAATCAACCTTTCACTTCTCCAAAACTATAGCATATCATCATACGGACAAAAGTATAATGGTATAAAAACGTATTTGCAATATATAGCTTCGCCTATTATGCAAACATCTTATTACTAAAGGAGTGATTTCGTTGGTTCTTGGTCTTTTAACTTCTAAATTTCATTACGAGCAAATGTATTATACCGAAATCGCTAAGCGAGCTCGTCTTTATCATAACGTCGTTGCCCAATTCACACCGTTTAGCATTGATTCAAAGACAGATCTTGTTTCTGGTCTTATTTATGATACAGATACAGGAAATTGGATAGATCAAACCTTTCCCATTCCTTCATACATATATGATCGCTGTCATTTCAAAGAGGATAAAGAATTCCAGCAAGCAAAATCGATTATTCATTCATTACACAAACGTTCCTCGACTACTTTTTTAAACAACACGCTTATTAATCCAAGCGATTTGCACAATCTTTTTCTTACTAACAAACGTCTTTCCTCTTACGTGCCAAAAATAAAAGAAGGAACAGTACAAGGAATTTTCAAATTACTACTAGAAACAAGAGATATTATTATAAGACCAATCAATATACATTCCAATGAAAATTTATATCGGGCCACTTACAAAAATAAAACATTTCATATCGATACAATAAATGAAAAGCAGCATACTTCTACTCAATTCAAACGGACAGATGACTTTATATCATGGTGCAAATCGAACGTGCACTCATCCCATTATATGATCCATCCAATGTTACAACCTCCAAATCAACTATCATATCCAATTCATATTCGAACCATTATGCAAAAAAATAAAGAACAGACTTGGAACGTTCTCGGTCAATTTATACAAAAATCTTCATTCCCAGCACAATTTTTACTTTCAGCAACAGAACGTTCTAAGTTACATCCGTTTTCTAAAATTAAATATTTACTTTCTCCACCTGGCGTTCAATTATTGAAAGATGCTTTACATGATGTTGTAACCGAAGTTTTTAAAACACTTGATCAATCATATTCTTCATTATTTGAACTAGAGCTTTCTACCATTATGGATCAAAAAGGTGCCATTTGGCTCATGTACGTCAATACGATGCCATCTTATGAAGTTTACACCCGGTACAACGACCAGTTAGCTGAACAAATTTTTCATGGTCCATTAAAGTTTAGCCGATTTACACCATAACGAAAGGAGGAAATCCCTGTTGAAAGAGCACATATATACATTAAGGATTTCAGATGAGCATCCAAATAGTATTACTTTACCTTACGTTTTTTCTATTACACCACCAATTACATCCTTCTTCTTTGGCTTGCGTTATATTACATGTGAGAATATTAAAATTCATTATTCATTCACTCGAGAAATCATTATTGGAGAACAAATTGCAGCTAAACTTTTACTACCGCATTCAGCAACAGTCCATGCCTTCATACAAAATCAAA
Proteins encoded:
- a CDS encoding DUF445 family protein; protein product: MIMMNIWLNMLTTTGLGAIIGGYTNHLAIKMLFRPHRPIYIGKFQVPFTPGLIPKRRDELAVQLGKMVVEHLLTPEGIGKKLTNEEFQTSLIRWAQVEVDKVITNEQSLRDMLEKWNLEHVEEEAIGKIEHVITEKIHAFLAEYYTYTWEQALPHSVHEKVENAIPNVASFVLKRGISFFESEEGKARLSKMIDDFFASRGTMLNLVGMFLGNVSLVDRVQPEVIKFLGQDETERLLTDVLQKEWEKLKGRDVQELETFVEKEMIVSSILSAVKVEETVSRFLNQSVQQVCDPVRETVIEKVVPSAVTKGLKWGTENVGSILKNLQLAEIVQQEVSTFSTERLEDLVLSITKNELKMITYLGALLGGMIGLMQGVLLLFLR
- a CDS encoding DUF1700 domain-containing protein — protein: MNKSEFLEQLSSSLRNMPNLEKKDIISEYETHFISGKQDGKSEEEISKKLGNPKTIAKELNVTYAISNADKKRSLKNIITAIFSVMSLSVLNFIFIIIAFFLLLFLLPILLALIIATPLLIISPILLLGLGFFKGFHQISYSDVYSVFIAFCIGLLISVISYQMIKHVYSILVKYLKWNFAILQRY
- the alsD gene encoding alpha-acetolactate decarboxylase, with amino-acid sequence MTVAQVIDIDAKRTKTNNEVYQTSTMLALLDGIYDGVINFEELKERGDFGIGTFDQLDGEMIAFDNEFYHLRSDGSAEKVEPEETTPFATVTFFEKEMSYTVERPMNREEVEALLHELMPSKNLFYAIRMDGTFREVRTRTVPRQEKPYTPLVEVTKSQPIFSFKDTDGTMAGFWTPDYAQGIGVAGFHLHYIDDEIRGGGHVFDYVVENCTIQICQKAHMHLALPETADFMAAELSRENLENDIATAEGAE
- a CDS encoding NDxxF motif lipoprotein; the protein is MKKYTLYPLILLTLLFISACSHSAQSNDANNTQSDKLDDVQSIKDVTIKIPENIFNSQKKNENINEDEMKQNIKNYLDYSGELFENIVPLSSAMSDENVTESDREKLKKLIDLAKQNDANFHDFISNNTIPDDYKKPSKEIYEFISSSTALSIELDQEIEKIAQDGNLFKADFSFTKRFEKVNGRKQKEIEKFLKEKNIKTEYFNK
- a CDS encoding YlbF/YmcA family competence regulator; the encoded protein is MTKNIHDVAYELQKAIAENEDFQTLKASYAAVQGDAESKNLFEEFRAMQLGLQQKMMQGQEITEEDNQKAQEVVARIQQDAKITKLMETEQRLNIVITDVNKIIMQPLEELYSAQQQA
- a CDS encoding YheC/YheD family protein — protein: MVLGLLTSKFHYEQMYYTEIAKRARLYHNVVAQFTPFSIDSKTDLVSGLIYDTDTGNWIDQTFPIPSYIYDRCHFKEDKEFQQAKSIIHSLHKRSSTTFLNNTLINPSDLHNLFLTNKRLSSYVPKIKEGTVQGIFKLLLETRDIIIRPINIHSNENLYRATYKNKTFHIDTINEKQHTSTQFKRTDDFISWCKSNVHSSHYMIHPMLQPPNQLSYPIHIRTIMQKNKEQTWNVLGQFIQKSSFPAQFLLSATERSKLHPFSKIKYLLSPPGVQLLKDALHDVVTEVFKTLDQSYSSLFELELSTIMDQKGAIWLMYVNTMPSYEVYTRYNDQLAEQIFHGPLKFSRFTP
- the alsS gene encoding acetolactate synthase AlsS yields the protein MSTGVKANDVKTKTRGADLVVDCLIKQGVTHVFGIPGAKIDSVFDVLQERGPELIVCRHEQNAAFMAAAIGRLTGKPGVCLVTSGPGTSNLATGLVTANAESDPVVALAGAVPRTDRLKRTHQSMDNAALFEPITKYSVEVEHPDNVPEALSNAFRSATSTNPGATLVSLPQDVMTAETTVESIGALSKPQLGIAPTHEITYVVEKIKSAKLPVILLGMRASTNAVTKAVRELIADTELPVVETYQAAGAISRELEDHFFGRVGLFRNQPGDILLEEADLVISIGYDPIEYDPKFWNKLGDRTIIHLDDHQADIDHDYQPERELIGDIALTVNSIAEKLPKLVLNTKSEAVLERLRSKLSEQAEVPNRASEGVTHPLQVIRTLRSLISDDTTVTCDIGSHSIWMARCFRSYEPRRLLFSNGMQTLGVALPWAIAATLVEPGKKVVSVSGDGGFLFSSMELETAVRLNAPVVHLVWRDGTYDMVAFQQMMKYGRTSATEFGDVDLVKYAESFGAIGLRVNTPDELEDVLKTALEADGPVIIDIPIDYRDNIKLSEKLLPNQLN